Below is a window of Candidatus Eisenbacteria bacterium DNA.
CCAGGCGCCCTCCGATCTCGTCTGGCGGGGCGACTTCGCCTTCCTCGCCGTCGGGAACGCCGGCGTGACGGTCGTCCGCGTGCCGACGGGCGCGGCCCGGACGACGCCCGCGGGTGGCCGCTTCGTCGGCGATCTCGACGTGAACGACTCGCTGGTCGTCACGACGCTCTCGGCGGCGGGACTGGGAAAATTCCGGCGATCGGGATTCGAAGGGGACTCGCTCACCTCGTTCACCAGCGAGAGCATCCAGCTCGAGCCCACGCGCGTGTCACTCGTCGGCGACACGGTGGTTCTCTCCACGCAGAGCACGCTCGTGGCGGACGAGCCCGACGAAGTCGCCCGGAGCCAGATGGAGCTTCGGGACCTGGACGCTCCGGGATTGCAGAGCACCATGGGGGGCGGCACCGGACGAACGCGCCGGGTCGCGGTCCACGCGGGGTACGCCTACGTCGCGGACTACACCGGAGGGCTCCGGATCTATCGGGCCGCCGGATCCGACACGAGCCTCGTCGGCGCTCTCCCCGTCACGGGATTCACGCGAGTCATGGACGTCGCGCTCGATCCGCCTCGAGGGCGGGCCTATCTCGCCGGCATGTCCGGCGGCCTTCTCGTGGCCGACGTGTCCGATCCTTCCGCGCCGGCGCTTCTCGCGTCGATGCCGTTCCCCGAGCAGGTGAGCTCGGTCGCGGTGGTCGACTCGTCGCTCGTGGTCGTGGGCCGGCGCGCTCCGGCAGCCGTCGGCGGACTCTCCTTCGTGGATGTGACGATCCCGACGGGGCCGGTGCTGCGAGGCGAGGCGGCGATCGCGCTCGGCGATCCCCGAGCGATCGCGATCAAGGACACGATCGCGTTCGTGGCGGACGCCTCGCGTGGACTCCTCTCGGTCGGGTTTGGAGACCCGGACAACCCCGCGCAGATCGGCCCGTCTTCCGGCATCGCCGCGCGCGACCTTCACCGTTCGGGGAACACGCTCCTCGTGGGGACGCGCGGCGAGGGGCTCCAGATCGTCGACGTGTCGCTCGTCGGGAGCCCCCAGCTCCGATCGACGATCTTCACGCCGCCGATCCACGGCATCGCCCGCTCGGGGAATTCGGTCGCGCTCTTCCTGGCCGACGAGGGGGCGCTCGTGGTCGACATCACGGATCCCTTCGCTCCCGTCTCGCGCGGCCCCATCGAGGTGCCAGGGTCGCCGCGTGACGGAGCGTGGGAGGGCGACACGCTCCTCGTGACGGCGCGAACCTCGCTCGAGCGTTTCCTCGTGAGCCCCGCGGCAACGAGCGTCCCCTCACTTCAGATCGAGCTGGATCCCGACGTGCTCGTTCCGCGCGCGCGGATTTCGTGGACGGTCGGCACCCCGC
It encodes the following:
- a CDS encoding FlgD immunoglobulin-like domain containing protein → MIPDSLRRRRLIAHILVAGAAIAAPVGVGASPEVVATRGLPSSITAEYGASVPLGAPLAPGTFAVATRWGIEIWNPSAGSVPVGSFRTAGVIRSLAVHGSTAYLFAGVRGIVAADVSDASAPEAIGSLGDLGDVSTGAVSGAGDALAVGSDRGLHFIGVSAPGAMDRRYTWTHPDGRVVRAIAARSDSFLVASERLTPTRRLFLTLYRFPSGAAAPESLRESSVALQAPSDLVWRGDFAFLAVGNAGVTVVRVPTGAARTTPAGGRFVGDLDVNDSLVVTTLSAAGLGKFRRSGFEGDSLTSFTSESIQLEPTRVSLVGDTVVLSTQSTLVADEPDEVARSQMELRDLDAPGLQSTMGGGTGRTRRVAVHAGYAYVADYTGGLRIYRAAGSDTSLVGALPVTGFTRVMDVALDPPRGRAYLAGMSGGLLVADVSDPSAPALLASMPFPEQVSSVAVVDSSLVVVGRRAPAAVGGLSFVDVTIPTGPVLRGEAAIALGDPRAIAIKDTIAFVADASRGLLSVGFGDPDNPAQIGPSSGIAARDLHRSGNTLLVGTRGEGLQIVDVSLVGSPQLRSTIFTPPIHGIARSGNSVALFLADEGALVVDITDPFAPVSRGPIEVPGSPRDGAWEGDTLLVTARTSLERFLVSPAATSVPSLQIELDPDVLVPRARISWTVGTPPSGPALVGWNLYRDTLPIPPSAANPAGVRINDPLLPPSATQLVDDSVPVGVRLRYRLEGFFEDGSARKMAEGFLQIAPAPAAGRAYPNPFTPGSGVVTIPFTISLTDPGPVEATVHDTMGRVVRRMDVTTTTGYGAVVWDGRNGSGRPVASGIYFIRIRGPGLDRSSRVVLVR